Proteins encoded in a region of the Cupriavidus pauculus genome:
- a CDS encoding class I SAM-dependent methyltransferase, producing MPANSPKPARSGKSGKSATPATAPSDPNDIRPGQSIELLKALHILTRDGKMNQDSRRKLKQVYHLFQFIEPLLADVKAAKGRVSLVDHGAGKSYLGFILYDLFFKALEDDSHIFGIETREELVATSRELAGRLGFGGMSFLNLSVADSITSPALPETIDVVTALHACNTATDDAIRFALAKQARHIVLVPCCQAEVAAVLRKNKGVQLAGNPLTEIWRHPIHTREFGSQVTNVLRCLQLEAHGYQVSVTELVGWEHSMKNELIVAQFKDLPRRRPAERLDDVLATLGLQEMRERFFTTAQA from the coding sequence ATGCCAGCCAACTCCCCAAAGCCCGCCAGATCCGGCAAGTCCGGAAAGTCCGCCACGCCCGCCACGGCGCCGTCGGATCCCAACGATATCCGTCCCGGCCAGTCCATCGAGCTGCTGAAGGCGCTGCACATCCTCACGCGCGACGGCAAGATGAATCAGGACAGCCGCCGCAAGCTCAAGCAGGTCTATCACCTGTTCCAGTTCATCGAGCCGCTGCTGGCGGACGTGAAAGCAGCGAAGGGCCGCGTCTCGCTCGTCGATCATGGCGCGGGCAAGTCGTACCTGGGCTTTATCCTCTACGACCTGTTCTTCAAGGCGCTCGAGGACGATTCCCATATCTTCGGCATCGAGACACGCGAGGAACTGGTCGCCACATCGCGCGAACTGGCCGGTCGGCTCGGCTTCGGGGGCATGTCGTTCCTGAACCTGTCCGTCGCGGACTCCATCACCTCGCCCGCGCTGCCGGAGACCATCGACGTGGTCACGGCCCTCCATGCGTGCAACACGGCCACCGACGATGCCATCCGCTTCGCGCTCGCCAAGCAGGCGCGCCATATCGTGCTGGTGCCGTGCTGCCAGGCCGAGGTGGCCGCGGTGCTGCGCAAGAACAAGGGCGTGCAGCTGGCCGGCAATCCGCTGACGGAAATCTGGCGGCATCCGATTCACACGCGCGAGTTCGGCAGCCAGGTGACCAACGTGCTGCGCTGCCTGCAGCTGGAAGCGCACGGATATCAGGTCAGCGTGACCGAACTCGTGGGCTGGGAACACTCGATGAAGAACGAACTGATCGTCGCGCAGTTCAAGGACCTGCCGCGCCGCCGCCCGGCCGAGCGGCTAGACGACGTGCTGGCCACGCTCGGCCTGCAGGAGATGCGCGAGCGCTTCTTTACGACGGCTCAGGCCTGA
- a CDS encoding NAD(P)/FAD-dependent oxidoreductase produces MLRLSEVKLPLDHDEGAIEAAVRAALAQIGVKNDGLVGFTVFRRAHDARKRSDIKLTYIIDIEVKDEAAAIRRMAGKPNWSITPDMTYRFVAQAPAGGPEKRPVVIGLGPCGLLAGLILAQMGFRPIILERGKEVRERTKDTFGLWRKSVLNPESNVQFGEGGAGTFSDGKLYSQIKDPKHYGRKVLEEFVRAGAPDDILFKARPHIGTFRLVSMVEKMRAEMLSLGAEIRFETRVDDFDIDKGQLRGLKLSTGDYLPCEHVVLAVGHSARDTFEVLHERGVFMEAKPFSLGFRIEHPQGMINRSRFGKFAGNKLLGAADYKVVHHCSNGRAVYSFCMCPGGTVVAAASEPGRLVTNGMSQYYRAERNANAGIVVGITPERDYPGGPLAGIAFQRKWEERAFELGGSDYRAPGQLVGDFLARRPSTSLGSVEPSYKPGVTPTDLSTALPDYVIDAIREALPEIDKKVAGFAMHDAVLTGVETRTSSPLRIERDDSYQSVNVKGLYPAGEGAGYAGGIYSAAIDGIEVAEAVALAITHGA; encoded by the coding sequence ATGCTACGACTCAGCGAAGTAAAACTCCCGCTCGACCATGACGAGGGTGCGATCGAGGCCGCCGTGCGCGCGGCTCTTGCGCAGATCGGCGTCAAGAATGACGGTCTTGTCGGGTTCACGGTCTTCCGGCGCGCGCACGATGCGCGCAAGCGTTCCGACATCAAGCTCACCTACATCATCGATATCGAGGTGAAGGACGAGGCGGCGGCCATCCGCCGCATGGCGGGCAAGCCGAACTGGAGCATCACGCCGGACATGACCTACCGCTTCGTGGCGCAGGCGCCCGCGGGCGGGCCGGAGAAGCGTCCCGTGGTGATCGGGCTCGGGCCGTGCGGCCTGCTGGCCGGGCTGATTCTCGCGCAGATGGGGTTCCGTCCCATCATCCTCGAACGCGGCAAGGAAGTGCGCGAGCGCACGAAGGACACGTTCGGGCTGTGGCGCAAGAGCGTGCTGAATCCGGAGTCGAACGTGCAGTTCGGCGAAGGCGGCGCGGGCACGTTCTCCGACGGCAAGCTGTACAGCCAGATCAAGGATCCGAAGCATTACGGCCGCAAGGTGCTCGAGGAGTTCGTGCGCGCGGGCGCGCCGGACGACATCCTCTTCAAGGCACGGCCCCATATCGGCACGTTCCGCCTCGTGAGCATGGTCGAGAAGATGCGCGCGGAGATGCTGTCGCTGGGCGCGGAGATCCGCTTCGAGACGCGCGTCGATGATTTCGACATCGACAAGGGACAACTGCGCGGCCTCAAGCTGTCGACCGGCGACTATCTGCCGTGCGAGCACGTGGTACTCGCGGTGGGCCATAGCGCGCGCGACACGTTCGAGGTGCTGCACGAACGCGGCGTGTTCATGGAGGCCAAGCCGTTCTCGCTGGGCTTCCGCATCGAGCATCCGCAGGGCATGATCAACCGCAGCCGCTTCGGCAAGTTCGCGGGCAACAAGCTGCTTGGCGCGGCCGACTACAAGGTCGTGCATCACTGCAGCAATGGCCGCGCGGTCTACAGCTTCTGCATGTGCCCGGGCGGCACCGTGGTGGCCGCGGCATCGGAGCCTGGGCGCCTCGTGACCAACGGCATGAGCCAGTATTACCGTGCCGAGCGCAACGCCAACGCGGGCATCGTGGTGGGCATCACGCCCGAGCGCGATTACCCGGGCGGCCCGCTCGCGGGTATCGCGTTCCAGCGCAAGTGGGAAGAGCGCGCATTCGAGCTCGGCGGCAGCGACTATCGCGCGCCGGGGCAGCTCGTGGGCGACTTCCTCGCGCGGCGTCCCTCGACATCGCTCGGTTCGGTGGAGCCGTCGTACAAGCCCGGCGTGACGCCGACCGACCTCAGCACGGCGCTGCCGGACTACGTGATCGACGCGATTCGCGAAGCGTTGCCCGAGATCGACAAGAAGGTGGCCGGCTTTGCGATGCACGACGCGGTGCTGACCGGCGTGGAGACGCGCACATCGTCGCCGCTGCGCATCGAGCGCGACGACAGCTACCAGAGCGTCAACGTCAAGGGCCTGTATCCGGCCGGCGAAGGCGCCGGGTATGCGGGCGGCATCTATTCCGCGGCGATCGATGGCATCGAGGTCGCGGAAGCGGTGGCGCTGGCCATCACCCACGGCGCATAA
- a CDS encoding TIGR03862 family flavoprotein, which produces MSAAAPHAPHADDDRRDAIVIGGGPAGLMAAEMLAANGLRVDVYDAMPSVGRKFLMAGKGGMNLTHAEAADAFLGRYGSRAPDIAPWLEAFGAQALRDWVHALGIDTFVGSSGRVFPTDMKAAPLLRAWLHRLRERGVRFHMRHRWLGFDSARDGLADGRHALRFATKDGEATVHARAVVLALGGGSWARLGSDGAWIPMLAARGVDIAPLRPANCGFEIAWSDVFRARNAGEPVKSVAMSVTALDGTPWHRLGEFVISESGIEGSLVYALSAPIRDRIEADGHATITLDLAPGRAAEDVAREIGRPRGSRSVSSHLQSRLGIAGVKAGLLREVLSKEAMHDPVALAAAIKALPLRLERARPIDEVISSAGGVRFEAMDDRLMLNALPGVFCAGEMLDWEAPTGGYLLTACFGSGRVAGMGAADYLKR; this is translated from the coding sequence ATGTCCGCTGCCGCTCCCCACGCCCCCCATGCCGACGACGATCGCCGCGATGCCATCGTGATCGGCGGCGGTCCGGCCGGCCTCATGGCCGCCGAGATGCTTGCGGCAAACGGGCTGCGTGTGGACGTGTACGACGCCATGCCCTCGGTGGGCCGCAAGTTCCTGATGGCCGGCAAGGGCGGCATGAACCTCACGCACGCGGAAGCGGCCGATGCATTCCTGGGCCGCTACGGCAGCCGCGCGCCGGACATCGCGCCGTGGCTCGAAGCCTTTGGCGCACAGGCGTTGCGCGACTGGGTGCATGCGCTCGGCATCGACACGTTCGTCGGCAGTTCGGGCCGCGTGTTTCCCACCGACATGAAGGCCGCGCCGCTGTTGCGCGCGTGGCTGCACCGGCTGCGCGAGCGCGGCGTGCGCTTTCACATGCGGCACCGATGGCTCGGATTCGATTCCGCCCGCGACGGACTGGCCGATGGCAGGCACGCGCTGCGCTTTGCCACGAAGGATGGCGAGGCGACCGTCCATGCGCGCGCCGTGGTGCTCGCGCTCGGTGGTGGCAGCTGGGCGCGACTGGGTTCCGATGGCGCGTGGATACCGATGCTCGCCGCGCGCGGCGTCGATATCGCCCCGCTGCGCCCCGCGAACTGCGGCTTCGAGATTGCGTGGAGCGATGTCTTTCGCGCGCGCAACGCGGGCGAACCGGTGAAGTCCGTGGCGATGTCGGTGACCGCCCTCGACGGCACCCCCTGGCATCGTCTCGGCGAGTTCGTGATCAGCGAGTCCGGCATCGAGGGCAGCCTCGTGTACGCGCTGTCCGCGCCGATCCGCGATCGCATCGAGGCCGACGGCCATGCCACGATCACGCTGGACCTCGCACCGGGCCGCGCCGCGGAAGACGTGGCGCGCGAGATCGGCCGGCCGCGCGGCTCGCGTTCGGTTTCCAGCCATCTGCAGAGCCGCCTCGGCATTGCCGGCGTCAAGGCCGGCCTGCTGCGCGAAGTGCTGTCGAAAGAGGCCATGCACGATCCCGTCGCGCTGGCGGCCGCGATCAAGGCGCTGCCGCTGCGGCTCGAGCGCGCGCGGCCGATCGACGAGGTCATCAGCTCGGCCGGCGGCGTCCGCTTCGAGGCGATGGACGATCGCCTGATGCTGAACGCCCTGCCGGGCGTGTTCTGCGCGGGGGAAATGCTCGACTGGGAAGCGCCGACCGGCGGCTATCTGCTGACCGCGTGCTTCGGCAGCGGGCGCGTGGCGGGCATGGGTGCCGCCGACTATCTGAAGCGATAG
- the lpxO gene encoding lipid A hydroxylase LpxO: MIKWLIVAVYAGAILYVHLRGKVRLPFMRQLLDHSALVAPVNCFMYMFSGVPTTPYIPTERFPDLEKLRAAWPQIRDEGLALIAMRKIKAADKNDDAGFNSFFKYGWKRFYLKWYEAQHPSAETLCPKTVALLRELPTVKAAMFAELPPGGKLNPHRDPFAGSLRYHLGLSTPNDDRCFIEVDGERHSWRDGHGVVFDETYLHWAENKSETDRLILFCDIERPMRYRWAAAFNHWMGRKVMTAASSPNDEADQTGAINKLFRFVWLGGQHRRRFKAWNRPLYYVTKFGLIIGGVALIVFV, translated from the coding sequence GTGATCAAGTGGCTAATCGTCGCCGTCTATGCCGGCGCTATTCTGTACGTGCATTTGCGCGGCAAGGTGAGGCTGCCGTTCATGCGTCAGTTGCTGGACCACTCCGCCCTGGTCGCGCCGGTCAACTGCTTCATGTACATGTTCTCGGGCGTCCCGACCACGCCGTATATCCCGACCGAGCGTTTTCCCGATCTCGAGAAGCTGCGCGCCGCCTGGCCGCAGATTCGCGACGAGGGGCTGGCGCTGATCGCGATGCGCAAGATCAAGGCCGCGGACAAGAACGACGACGCCGGCTTCAACTCGTTCTTCAAGTACGGCTGGAAGCGCTTCTACCTCAAGTGGTACGAAGCGCAGCATCCGTCCGCGGAAACGCTGTGCCCCAAGACCGTGGCGCTGCTGCGCGAACTGCCGACCGTGAAGGCGGCGATGTTCGCGGAGCTGCCGCCTGGCGGCAAGCTCAACCCGCACCGCGACCCGTTCGCGGGCTCGCTGCGTTACCACCTGGGGCTGTCCACGCCGAACGACGACCGCTGCTTCATCGAAGTCGATGGCGAGCGCCATAGCTGGCGCGACGGGCATGGCGTGGTGTTCGACGAGACCTATCTGCACTGGGCCGAGAACAAGAGCGAGACCGACCGGCTGATCCTGTTCTGCGATATCGAGCGCCCGATGCGCTATCGCTGGGCCGCGGCGTTCAACCACTGGATGGGCCGCAAGGTCATGACGGCCGCCAGTTCGCCGAACGACGAGGCCGACCAGACCGGCGCGATCAACAAGCTGTTCCGCTTCGTGTGGCTCGGCGGCCAGCATCGCCGCCGCTTCAAGGCGTGGAACCGGCCCCTCTATTACGTGACCAAGTTCGGCCTGATCATCGGCGGCGTCGCACTGATCGTCTTCGTCTGA
- a CDS encoding PLP-dependent aminotransferase family protein, translated as MTAPLYQQLATRYRQAIHAGTLAPGDRMPSVRTLMGLHDVSLSTALQACRELEAAGLLEARPRSGYFVCAPMRPALRPLAEPDLSLPDADQLAGQFAGIHARISSIMASWQRHEIRVDFGGAFCAPALYPNDALRTAATRALRRHPDLYGHVVQADGHAPFRVAVARHAMRARIRVAPEDIAITYGCTEALHLALRAVTSPGDAVAVESPTYYGLLQTLESLGLRAVEVPCSPQTGISLEALELAAQTHADIKAVVVVPNLQNPLGCIMPDANKARLVAWCEGRGLALIEDDCFSGTVDDDVPLAAAKAWDTTGNVIYCASLNKVLAPGLRLGWMAAGKWQARVEMIKIGITRPNAALPQIIAADFMHDGGLERHLRRLRVQLRAQREWVAGRIARTFPEGTRLTLPRGGMHLWIALPEDLSGSRIADRALQQGIRVLPGAMFSNSTRYDRYLRVNCGAPRSDEIERALDTLATIVLQGAR; from the coding sequence ATGACCGCCCCGCTCTATCAGCAACTCGCCACCCGCTACCGCCAGGCCATTCACGCCGGCACGCTCGCGCCCGGCGACCGCATGCCGTCCGTGCGCACGCTGATGGGCCTGCACGACGTGAGCCTCTCCACGGCGCTGCAGGCATGCCGCGAGCTCGAAGCCGCGGGGCTGCTGGAGGCCCGGCCGCGCTCGGGCTATTTCGTCTGCGCGCCCATGCGTCCCGCATTGCGGCCGCTGGCGGAGCCCGACCTCTCGCTGCCCGATGCCGATCAGCTCGCGGGGCAGTTCGCGGGCATCCATGCGCGCATCTCGTCGATCATGGCCAGCTGGCAGCGCCACGAGATCCGCGTCGATTTCGGCGGCGCGTTCTGCGCGCCCGCGCTATATCCGAACGACGCGCTGCGCACGGCCGCCACGCGCGCGCTGCGCCGCCATCCCGACCTGTACGGCCATGTCGTGCAGGCCGATGGCCACGCGCCCTTCCGCGTGGCCGTGGCCCGTCATGCGATGCGCGCGCGCATTCGCGTGGCGCCCGAGGATATCGCCATCACCTACGGCTGCACCGAGGCGCTGCACCTTGCCCTGCGCGCGGTCACGTCGCCCGGCGATGCCGTCGCGGTGGAGTCGCCCACGTACTACGGCCTGCTGCAGACGCTGGAAAGCCTCGGCCTGCGCGCGGTGGAGGTACCCTGCAGCCCGCAGACCGGCATCTCGCTGGAGGCGCTCGAACTCGCGGCGCAAACGCATGCGGACATCAAGGCCGTGGTGGTGGTGCCGAACCTGCAGAATCCGCTCGGCTGCATCATGCCGGACGCGAACAAGGCGCGGCTGGTCGCCTGGTGCGAAGGGCGCGGCCTCGCGCTGATCGAGGACGACTGCTTCTCGGGCACCGTCGATGACGACGTGCCGCTCGCGGCCGCCAAGGCGTGGGATACGACCGGCAACGTGATCTATTGCGCGTCGCTCAACAAGGTCCTCGCGCCGGGCCTGCGGCTGGGCTGGATGGCCGCGGGCAAGTGGCAGGCGCGCGTGGAGATGATCAAGATCGGCATCACCCGGCCCAACGCGGCGCTGCCGCAGATCATTGCCGCGGACTTCATGCACGACGGCGGCCTCGAACGCCATCTGCGCCGCCTGCGCGTGCAATTGCGCGCGCAGCGGGAATGGGTGGCCGGCAGGATCGCGCGCACGTTCCCCGAAGGCACGCGGCTGACGCTGCCGCGCGGCGGCATGCACCTGTGGATCGCGCTGCCGGAAGACCTGTCGGGCTCGCGCATCGCTGACCGCGCGCTGCAGCAGGGCATTCGCGTGCTGCCGGGAGCGATGTTCTCCAATTCCACGCGCTACGACCGCTATCTGCGCGTCAATTGCGGGGCGCCGCGGTCGGACGAGATCGAACGCGCGCTCGATACGCTCGCCACCATCGTCCTGCAGGGCGCGCGCTGA
- a CDS encoding DUF1415 domain-containing protein encodes MFPESSTPTDERVVADTRHWLSRAVIGLNLCPFAKSVYVKEQVRYVVSRATEEGALIDDLERELRWLAEADPAQTDTTLLILPDVLQDFLAYNDFLYLADSLLQSLRLDGVLQIASFHPRYQFEGTGPDDIENFTNRSPWPILHLLREDSIERAVDAFPDAADIYERNEATMRKLGPEGWRQWMDGDAQA; translated from the coding sequence ATGTTCCCAGAATCTTCCACGCCCACCGACGAACGCGTCGTCGCCGACACGCGCCACTGGCTCTCGCGTGCCGTGATCGGCCTGAACCTGTGCCCGTTCGCCAAGAGCGTGTACGTGAAGGAGCAGGTGCGCTACGTCGTGAGCCGCGCCACGGAAGAGGGCGCGCTGATCGACGACCTCGAGCGCGAACTGCGCTGGCTTGCGGAGGCCGATCCGGCGCAGACCGACACGACGCTGCTGATCCTGCCCGATGTGCTGCAGGACTTCCTCGCCTACAACGACTTTCTCTATCTGGCCGACAGTCTGCTGCAGAGCCTGCGGCTCGATGGCGTGCTGCAGATCGCCAGCTTCCATCCGCGTTACCAGTTCGAGGGTACCGGCCCCGACGATATCGAGAACTTCACGAACCGTTCCCCGTGGCCGATCCTGCATCTGCTGCGCGAGGACAGCATCGAGCGCGCTGTCGACGCGTTTCCCGATGCGGCCGATATCTACGAGCGCAACGAGGCCACGATGCGGAAACTCGGCCCCGAAGGCTGGCGCCAATGGATGGACGGCGACGCTCAGGCCTGA
- a CDS encoding GGDEF domain-containing protein, translating into MHSERAATPLEDTINATIDNDYETLFQLAPVSLWLEDFSAVREAFEQLRAEGVTDLRAYLRANPAEVARCSALIRVVSVNRRTLTLFRAADFGDLVANLDAVFRDDMFDQHVEELGQLWDGGNHFSSQTVNYTLDGERLDIRLEASVMPGHESDWSRVLLSVEDITARVRTERDLRRSQQYAVGLFEHSPVSLWVEDFSAVKMLLDEVRAAGITDFRTFLNVHPDFVTRCMQEIRVLDVNQQTLSMFSAPTKDILLSRLGDVFRDDMRIHFAEQLVDLWHEKLWQQREVINYALDGRAVDVFMQWSVFPGREADWDQVLVSLTDITARKKAEAYVEFLGKHDVLTKLFNRAYYEDELARLGRKGPWPVSVIAVDLNGLKVVNDQFGHSDGDALLRRTGEVLKKAVGEQACVARTGGDEFMVLLPGRDERGASTVVEQIEQVVELNNSFYPGVRLSFSIGAATCAQGERLTDTCKIADARMYEAKRAHYAKMGNERRQSGDE; encoded by the coding sequence TTGCATAGCGAACGCGCTGCCACGCCGCTCGAAGACACCATCAACGCCACGATCGATAACGACTACGAGACGCTGTTCCAGCTGGCGCCGGTATCGCTCTGGCTCGAGGATTTCAGCGCCGTGCGCGAGGCCTTCGAGCAGTTGCGCGCCGAAGGGGTGACCGATCTGCGCGCCTACCTGCGCGCGAACCCCGCGGAAGTGGCGCGCTGCTCCGCGCTCATCCGTGTCGTCTCGGTCAACCGCCGCACGCTCACCCTCTTCCGCGCGGCGGACTTTGGCGATCTCGTGGCCAACCTCGATGCGGTGTTCCGTGACGACATGTTCGACCAGCATGTCGAGGAACTGGGCCAGCTCTGGGACGGCGGCAATCATTTCTCGAGCCAGACCGTGAACTACACGCTCGACGGCGAGCGGCTCGACATCCGGCTCGAAGCCAGCGTCATGCCCGGGCACGAATCGGACTGGTCGCGCGTGCTGCTGTCGGTCGAGGATATTACCGCGCGCGTCCGCACGGAACGCGACCTGCGCCGGAGCCAGCAGTATGCGGTGGGGCTGTTCGAACATTCGCCGGTCTCGCTGTGGGTGGAAGACTTCAGCGCGGTGAAGATGCTGCTCGACGAAGTGCGCGCGGCGGGCATCACCGACTTCCGCACATTCCTGAACGTGCATCCGGACTTCGTCACGCGCTGCATGCAGGAAATCCGCGTGCTCGACGTCAACCAGCAGACACTGTCGATGTTCAGCGCGCCGACCAAGGACATCCTGCTCTCCCGGCTCGGCGACGTGTTCCGCGACGACATGCGCATCCACTTCGCGGAGCAGCTCGTCGACCTGTGGCACGAGAAGCTGTGGCAGCAGCGCGAGGTCATCAACTACGCGCTCGATGGCCGCGCCGTCGACGTGTTCATGCAATGGTCGGTGTTTCCGGGCCGCGAGGCGGACTGGGACCAGGTACTCGTATCGCTGACCGATATCACCGCGCGCAAGAAGGCCGAGGCCTACGTCGAATTCCTCGGCAAGCACGACGTGCTGACCAAGCTGTTCAACCGCGCGTACTACGAGGACGAACTCGCGCGCCTCGGCCGCAAGGGACCGTGGCCGGTCAGCGTCATCGCGGTGGACCTCAACGGGCTCAAGGTCGTGAACGACCAGTTCGGCCACAGCGACGGCGATGCGCTGCTGCGCCGTACGGGCGAGGTCCTGAAGAAGGCGGTGGGGGAACAGGCGTGCGTGGCCCGGACGGGCGGCGACGAATTCATGGTGCTGCTGCCCGGCCGCGACGAGCGCGGCGCCTCGACGGTCGTCGAGCAGATCGAACAGGTCGTGGAACTGAACAACAGCTTCTACCCGGGCGTGCGGCTGTCGTTCTCGATCGGCGCCGCGACCTGCGCGCAGGGCGAGCGCCTGACGGACACCTGCAAGATCGCCGACGCGCGCATGTACGAGGCCAAGCGCGCGCACTACGCCAAGATGGGCAACGAACGCCGCCAGTCCGGCGACGAGTGA